The sequence CCTGGGAGCCTTGGGGCGGATCAGGGTGATCAGCCTTCGGCGTCCGGCCTTGCGGATCTGGGCTGGGGAGCCGAACTGGCTGAGCAGTTTCAGCACGGCGGGGTGCTGCATGCGCGGGCCCAGGACGCGTTCGAGGTGAGGGTGGACCTGGGTGAACAGGCCGCGGAGCCGGTTGGACAGTCGGGTGGCTTCGGCGGCGAGGTCGTCGTCGAAGCCGACGATCATCTCCAGCTCGGCGACGGTGGCGTCGTCCAGGTCGAGCGAGCGCAAGGTGTGCGGCATGGCGCGGGCTGCGTCCGCGATGATGAATGCGTCGCGGGCGTCGGTCTTGGCCTCGCCGGGGTAGAGGTCGGCTATCCGCCGCATCGTGAGGCCGGGCAGATAGGCGACCTGGCAGCCCATGTCGCGGGCGACGGCCAGCGGCAGGGCCCCGATCGTGGCCGGCTGGTCGACGACCACGAGGACGGTGCCGTGCTTGGCCTGCAGTTTCGCGAAGACCTCACGGAGTTTGGGCTCGCTGTTGGGCAGCCGCTTGTCGAAGGCTTTCTTGCCGGCCGGGGTGACGGCGGTGGCGTGGTGTTCGCCCTTGCCCACGTCCAGGCCGAGGTAGACGTCGATGTCGCGGGTGTCGATCACGTGCAGTGTCCTCCGGTCGTACTCGTCCGGCCCTGCCACGGCACTGATCGCCACATCCACATTACGAAGAGCCTCCCGACCTGGGGAAAGGCCGGTGGTCATGCCCCTAATCAGCGGTCTGTCAGTGCCTCCGGAGCTGGTGACACCACCCCCCAGGCCATGCACTCGACAAGGGGAGGCAGTCATGCCAACTCCGAAGGCCGGTAACCCCGTTGCGGGGCCACGAAGACGGTAATGGGGGGGCGTCGGCACTCCTGGGGGCCGTCGGCCGCGTCTCGGCACAGGACTGCTGTCCGACGGACCACTCAGGGGACGCTTACCCGGCGCCGAGGACGTTGTCGATGTAGGCCGCCAGCGAGGCCCGCAGAGCCTCGGGTGCCGTCTTCTGATCGTCGATCAGGTGTGCCACGAGATCGGCGCGGATGGTGGCCAGCAGTGCGTGGGCGGTGAAATCGGCGTCGTGGACGCCGGGTACTTGATCCAGTGCCGCACGAAGGGTGTCGTGCCACCAGTCATAGTGCTCGGCCTGGTAGGGGCTGCTGAGGCCGGCGTGCTCCGCGGCCGACATCAGGTTCCGGTTCTCGATCTTGAAGCACAGTGCGGCGTCGAGGAGGGCCCGCACGCGCTGCCGTGGTGAGGATCCCCCTGCGTCCTGCGCTTCCTGTACGGCGCGCTGCAGGGGTTCGAGACGGGAGGCGATCACGGCG is a genomic window of Streptomyces griseochromogenes containing:
- a CDS encoding TetR/AcrR family transcriptional regulator — translated: MAQRTERADALRNREAVLAAADALFAASSSPQSVSMDDIAAGVGKGTLFRRFGDRAGLIGAVIASRLEPLQRAVQEAQDAGGSSPRQRVRALLDAALCFKIENRNLMSAAEHAGLSSPYQAEHYDWWHDTLRAALDQVPGVHDADFTAHALLATIRADLVAHLIDDQKTAPEALRASLAAYIDNVLGAG